In one window of Streptomyces griseus subsp. griseus DNA:
- a CDS encoding metallophosphoesterase, with protein sequence MRARYGVPLKVTAVGAAVGAAGLAYAAGFEARSFRLRRVTVPVLPHGARPLRVLQVSDIHMVSGQRKKRAWLQSLAGLRPDFVVNTGDNLSDPEAVPEVLDALGPLMEFPGVYVFGSNDYYGPKLRNPGRYLLEKVQGKHGLNGNEPAVGVVHNPWEPMRDAFDEAGWLNLSNTRGRLKLDGTEIAFTGLDDPHIKRDRYAEVQGGPETGADLSIGVVHAPYLRSLDAFTADGYPLILAGHTHGGQLCIPFYGALVTNCDLDTDRVKGLSTHTAGAHRAYLHVSAGCGTNRYTPVRFACPPEVTLLTLVGRD encoded by the coding sequence ATGCGCGCACGCTACGGAGTACCCCTGAAAGTCACGGCAGTCGGTGCGGCGGTCGGCGCTGCCGGCCTCGCCTACGCCGCCGGATTCGAGGCCCGCTCGTTCCGCCTGCGGCGGGTCACCGTCCCCGTACTCCCGCACGGCGCCCGTCCGTTGCGCGTCCTCCAGGTCTCCGACATCCACATGGTGAGCGGCCAGCGCAAGAAGCGCGCCTGGCTCCAGTCGCTGGCGGGCCTGCGCCCCGACTTCGTGGTGAACACGGGCGACAACCTCTCCGACCCGGAGGCGGTGCCCGAGGTGCTGGACGCGCTCGGGCCGCTGATGGAGTTCCCGGGGGTGTACGTCTTCGGCTCCAACGACTACTACGGGCCCAAGCTGCGCAACCCCGGCCGCTACCTCCTGGAGAAGGTCCAGGGCAAGCACGGCCTCAACGGCAACGAGCCCGCGGTGGGCGTCGTACACAATCCGTGGGAGCCGATGCGGGACGCCTTCGACGAGGCGGGCTGGCTGAACCTGTCGAACACCCGGGGCCGGCTCAAGCTGGACGGGACGGAGATCGCGTTCACGGGCCTGGACGACCCGCACATCAAGCGCGACCGCTACGCCGAGGTCCAGGGCGGCCCCGAGACCGGCGCCGACCTCTCCATCGGCGTGGTCCACGCCCCGTACCTGCGCTCCCTGGACGCCTTCACGGCCGACGGCTACCCCCTGATCCTGGCCGGCCACACCCACGGCGGCCAGCTGTGCATCCCCTTCTACGGGGCCCTGGTCACCAACTGCGACCTGGACACGGACCGGGTCAAGGGCCTCTCCACCCACACGGCGGGCGCCCACCGCGCCTACCTCCACGTCTCCGCAGGCTGCGGCACCAACCGCTACACCCCGGTCCGCTTCGCCTGCCCCCCCGAGGTCACGCTGCTGACGCTGGTGGGGCGGGACTGA
- a CDS encoding WhiB family transcriptional regulator → MGWVTDWSAQAACRTTDPDELFVQGAAQNRAKAVCTGCPVRTECLADALDNRVEFGVWGGMTERERRALLRRRPTVTSWRRLLETARSEYERSTGMLPAVIGLEDDELHETYAAAG, encoded by the coding sequence ATGGGCTGGGTAACCGACTGGAGTGCGCAGGCAGCCTGCCGCACTACCGATCCGGATGAACTGTTCGTACAAGGGGCAGCGCAGAACAGGGCCAAGGCGGTGTGCACCGGATGCCCGGTGCGGACCGAGTGCCTGGCCGACGCGCTGGACAATCGCGTCGAGTTCGGCGTGTGGGGCGGAATGACGGAGCGGGAGCGCCGCGCACTGCTGCGCCGCCGGCCCACCGTCACGTCCTGGCGCCGCCTGCTGGAGACCGCACGCAGTGAGTACGAGCGGTCCACCGGCATGCTGCCCGCGGTGATCGGGCTGGAGGACGACGAACTGCACGAGACGTACGCCGCTGCGGGGTAG
- a CDS encoding GatB/YqeY domain-containing protein: protein MTTLKSKLKEDLHTAMKARDELTSSTLRLTLTAITKEEVSGTSARELSDDEVQKVIAKEAKKRREAAEAFAQGGRTEQAEREKAEGELLDGYLPKQLTDDELNVIVASAVEEAKAAGAEGPRAMGAVMKIVNPKVAGLAEGGRVAAAVKKRLAG from the coding sequence ATGACCACGCTCAAGTCCAAGCTCAAGGAAGACCTCCACACGGCCATGAAGGCGCGTGACGAGCTGACCTCGTCCACCCTTCGGCTCACCCTCACCGCGATCACCAAGGAAGAGGTCAGCGGCACGTCGGCGCGTGAGCTCTCCGACGACGAGGTGCAGAAGGTGATCGCCAAGGAGGCGAAGAAGCGCCGTGAGGCGGCCGAGGCGTTCGCCCAGGGCGGCCGGACCGAGCAGGCCGAGCGGGAGAAAGCGGAGGGCGAGCTGCTGGACGGCTACCTCCCCAAGCAGCTCACCGACGACGAGCTGAACGTGATCGTGGCGTCCGCCGTCGAGGAGGCGAAGGCCGCCGGAGCCGAGGGGCCGCGTGCCATGGGCGCCGTCATGAAGATCGTCAACCCCAAGGTGGCCGGTCTCGCCGAGGGCGGCCGGGTCGCCGCCGCGGTGAAGAAGCGTCTCGCGGGCTGA
- a CDS encoding transglycosylase domain-containing protein, which produces MPKKRSGGGLTTTQQAAKFLGVAALSGAVLAGIALPAAGALGLAAKGTVEGFDEIPSNLKTPPLSQRTTILDRDGGAIATVYSRDRTVVPLKEISPYMQDAIIAIEDSRFYEHGAVDLKGILRAMNRNVQSGGTAQGASTLTQQYVKNVFVEEAGDDQEKVAQATQQTLGRKVRELKYAIQVEEELGKKKILENYLNITFFGQQAYGVEAASQRYFSKHAKDLKVEEAALLAGIVQSPTRYDPVNDTEEATKRRNTVLTRMAATRAISQAEADKAMETPIKLKVSKPKNGCITAVSGSGFFCDYVRKTILTDPAFGKTEEERSKLWNLGGLTVKTTLDPRAQKAANEAATAKVNKDDKFAASVVQVQPGTGKILSMGQSRPYGLDQKQNETVLNLSVSNRMGGSTYGFQVGSTFKPFTAAAALEKGITPATSFSSDWKMTLKEQDFRNCTGSPAGYADWNLQNELESEKGSWDMTSALGKSINTYFALLEQKAGLCETVEMAKKLGYERGDGKKIGEYPSITLGGEVSTPLSMAGAYAAFANRGTYCTPIALESITDPNGKKLKVPRSKCSRAMSENTADTINQMLKGVVEDGTGTQAGLSDRDNAGKTGTTNDRKDAWFVGYTPNLSTAVWVGDDVGEKSSMFNVTIGGQYYDKVCGGCLPGPIWRIAMTGALDASETPQFNQVSVPRAKDKGDKEKGDGDGDRGGDEGREDGKPGRNRPGGIHLPPGLIGGGGGGDQNQQGGGRSGP; this is translated from the coding sequence ATGCCAAAGAAGCGCTCGGGCGGGGGTCTCACCACGACCCAGCAGGCCGCCAAGTTCCTCGGTGTCGCCGCGCTCTCCGGAGCTGTCCTGGCAGGCATCGCGCTGCCCGCAGCCGGAGCGTTGGGGCTCGCCGCCAAGGGGACGGTCGAAGGGTTCGACGAGATCCCCTCCAACCTGAAGACTCCGCCGCTCAGCCAGCGGACCACGATCCTGGACCGCGACGGCGGGGCGATCGCGACGGTCTACTCGCGCGACCGCACCGTGGTCCCGCTCAAGGAGATCTCCCCGTACATGCAGGACGCGATCATCGCGATCGAGGACTCCCGCTTCTACGAGCACGGGGCGGTCGACCTCAAGGGCATCCTGCGCGCGATGAACCGCAACGTGCAGTCGGGCGGGACCGCGCAGGGCGCGTCGACCCTCACCCAGCAGTACGTGAAGAACGTGTTCGTCGAGGAGGCGGGCGACGACCAGGAGAAGGTCGCGCAGGCCACCCAGCAGACACTCGGCCGCAAGGTCCGTGAGCTGAAGTACGCGATCCAGGTCGAGGAAGAGCTCGGCAAGAAGAAGATCCTGGAGAACTACCTCAACATCACGTTCTTCGGCCAGCAGGCGTACGGCGTCGAGGCCGCTTCCCAGCGGTACTTCTCCAAGCACGCCAAGGACCTGAAGGTGGAGGAGGCCGCGCTGCTCGCCGGCATCGTCCAGTCGCCGACCCGCTACGACCCGGTCAACGACACGGAAGAGGCCACCAAGCGCCGTAACACCGTGCTGACCCGGATGGCCGCCACCCGCGCCATCTCGCAGGCCGAGGCCGACAAGGCCATGGAGACCCCGATCAAGCTGAAGGTCAGCAAGCCGAAGAACGGCTGCATCACAGCTGTCAGCGGTTCCGGGTTCTTCTGCGACTACGTACGCAAGACGATCCTGACCGACCCGGCGTTCGGCAAGACCGAGGAGGAGCGCTCCAAGCTCTGGAACCTCGGTGGGCTCACCGTCAAGACCACCCTCGACCCGCGCGCCCAGAAGGCCGCCAACGAGGCGGCGACCGCGAAGGTCAACAAGGACGACAAATTCGCGGCCTCCGTGGTGCAGGTGCAGCCGGGCACCGGCAAGATCCTCTCGATGGGCCAGTCCCGCCCGTACGGCCTGGACCAGAAGCAGAACGAGACGGTGCTGAACCTCTCCGTCAGCAACAGGATGGGCGGCAGCACATACGGCTTCCAGGTCGGCTCCACGTTCAAGCCGTTCACCGCGGCGGCGGCGCTGGAGAAGGGCATCACCCCGGCGACGTCGTTCTCGTCGGACTGGAAGATGACCCTCAAGGAGCAGGACTTCCGGAACTGCACCGGCTCCCCGGCGGGCTACGCGGACTGGAACCTGCAGAACGAGCTGGAGTCCGAGAAGGGCTCCTGGGACATGACCAGCGCGCTCGGCAAGTCGATCAACACCTACTTCGCGCTGCTGGAGCAGAAGGCCGGCCTCTGCGAGACCGTGGAGATGGCGAAGAAGCTCGGTTACGAGCGCGGTGACGGCAAGAAGATCGGCGAATACCCCTCGATCACCCTCGGCGGTGAGGTGAGCACCCCGCTCTCCATGGCCGGCGCGTACGCCGCGTTCGCCAACCGGGGCACGTACTGCACGCCGATCGCCCTTGAGTCGATCACCGACCCGAACGGCAAGAAGCTCAAGGTCCCGCGGTCGAAGTGCTCGCGGGCGATGAGCGAGAACACCGCGGACACCATCAACCAGATGCTCAAGGGCGTCGTCGAGGACGGCACCGGCACGCAGGCCGGGCTGAGCGACCGTGACAACGCGGGCAAGACCGGTACGACGAACGACCGCAAGGACGCCTGGTTCGTCGGGTACACGCCGAACCTCTCCACCGCGGTGTGGGTCGGTGACGACGTCGGCGAGAAGAGCTCGATGTTCAACGTCACCATCGGCGGCCAGTACTACGACAAGGTCTGCGGTGGCTGCCTCCCCGGACCGATCTGGCGGATCGCCATGACCGGAGCGCTCGACGCCTCCGAGACTCCGCAGTTCAACCAAGTCTCCGTTCCCCGGGCGAAGGACAAGGGCGACAAGGAGAAGGGGGACGGCGACGGTGACCGCGGCGGCGACGAGGGCCGTGAGGATGGCAAGCCCGGCCGGAACCGGCCCGGCGGCATCCACCTCCCGCCCGGCCTGATCGGCGGCGGTGGCGGCGGCGATCAGAACCAGCAGGGCGGCGGCAGGTCCGGCCCCTGA
- a CDS encoding DUF4177 domain-containing protein yields MTKWEYATVPLLVHATKQILDTWGEDGWELVQVVPGPNNPEQLVAYLKREKA; encoded by the coding sequence ATGACCAAGTGGGAATACGCGACCGTGCCCCTTCTCGTGCACGCGACCAAGCAGATTCTGGACACCTGGGGCGAGGACGGCTGGGAGCTGGTCCAGGTCGTTCCCGGCCCGAACAACCCCGAGCAGCTCGTGGCCTACCTGAAGCGGGAGAAGGCGTAG
- a CDS encoding ArsA family ATPase yields the protein MSRFQVVSGKGGTGKTTVAAALALALATEGRRTLLVEVEGRQGIAQLFGADSLPYEERRIAVAPGGGEVHALAIDAEQALLDYLQMFYKLGGAGRALKKLGAIDFATTIAPGVRDVLLTGKACEAVRRKDKQGRFVYDYVIMDAPPTGRVTRFLNVNDEVAGLARIGPIHNQAQAVMRLLKSPQTAVHLVTLLEEMPVQETADGIAELRAADLPVGRVIVNMVRPHLVDEETLRTAATGRRKEIAKTLTRAGVTGSAALVRPLIAQAAEHAQRVGLEREQRAVLAGLGLPTAELPLIGDGVDPAALLDLATELRKQGVGEEADA from the coding sequence GTGAGCAGGTTCCAGGTCGTCAGCGGCAAGGGCGGTACCGGTAAGACCACGGTCGCCGCCGCCCTCGCGCTCGCCCTCGCGACCGAGGGCAGGCGCACCCTCCTCGTCGAGGTCGAGGGCAGACAGGGCATCGCGCAGCTCTTCGGTGCCGACTCGTTGCCCTATGAGGAGCGGAGAATCGCCGTCGCGCCGGGCGGCGGCGAGGTGCACGCGCTGGCGATCGACGCCGAGCAGGCGCTCCTCGACTACCTCCAGATGTTCTACAAGCTCGGTGGCGCCGGCCGGGCGCTCAAGAAGCTCGGCGCGATCGACTTCGCCACCACCATCGCGCCCGGGGTCCGGGACGTCCTGCTGACCGGCAAGGCGTGCGAAGCCGTACGCCGCAAGGACAAGCAGGGCCGGTTCGTCTACGACTACGTGATCATGGACGCCCCGCCGACCGGCCGGGTCACGCGCTTCCTGAACGTCAACGACGAGGTGGCGGGGCTGGCCAGGATCGGCCCGATACACAACCAGGCGCAGGCCGTGATGCGGCTCCTGAAGTCCCCGCAGACCGCGGTCCACCTGGTGACCCTCCTGGAGGAGATGCCGGTCCAGGAGACCGCCGACGGCATCGCCGAACTGCGCGCCGCCGACCTGCCCGTGGGCCGTGTCATCGTCAACATGGTGCGCCCGCACCTGGTCGACGAGGAGACCCTGCGCACCGCCGCCACCGGCCGCCGCAAGGAGATCGCCAAGACGCTGACCCGCGCCGGGGTGACCGGCTCCGCCGCCCTCGTACGGCCTCTGATCGCGCAGGCCGCGGAACACGCCCAGCGGGTCGGCCTGGAGCGTGAGCAGCGCGCCGTGCTGGCCGGGCTCGGCCTGCCGACGGCCGAGCTGCCGCTGATCGGCGACGGGGTGGACCCGGCCGCGCTGCTCGACCTGGCCACGGAGCTCCGTAAACAGGGCGTAGGGGAAGAGGCGGACGCATGA
- a CDS encoding ArsA family ATPase — MDTDALLDDPGIRIIVCCGSGGVGKTTTAAALGVRAAERGRKVVVLTIDPARRLAQSMGIDQLDNVPRRVEDIAGEGELHAMMLDMKRTFDETVEAHADAERARAILENPFYQSLSAGFAGTQEYMAMEKLGQLRARDEWDLIVVDTPPSRSALDFLDAPKRLGSFLDGKFIRLLMAPAKVGGRAGMKFLNVGMSMMTGTLGKLLGGQFLRDVQTFVAAMDTMFGGFRSRADATYKLLQAPGTAFLVVATPERDALREAAYFVERLAAEDMPLAGLVLNRAHGSEAARLSAEQALAAAENLDAARIVDQTAGKAGLGDREAPDPAVTRPEAAAPPLSPEPGHGNEHRTTGEHDHSHEDTHEPHAKNTTDETAETPADIDELTADLLRLHAERMQVVAREQHTRDRFTELHPEVLVTAVAALPGDVHDLDGLRAIGDRLASGSDPAPAGAA; from the coding sequence CTGGACACCGACGCACTGCTGGACGACCCGGGCATCCGGATCATCGTCTGCTGCGGCTCCGGCGGCGTCGGCAAGACCACCACGGCCGCCGCTCTGGGCGTACGGGCGGCCGAGCGCGGCCGGAAGGTCGTCGTCCTCACCATCGACCCGGCCCGCCGGCTCGCGCAGTCCATGGGCATCGACCAGCTGGACAACGTCCCGCGCCGGGTCGAGGACATCGCGGGCGAGGGCGAACTGCACGCCATGATGCTGGACATGAAGCGCACCTTCGACGAGACCGTGGAGGCGCACGCGGACGCCGAGAGGGCCCGCGCGATCCTGGAGAACCCCTTCTACCAGTCCCTGTCGGCCGGGTTCGCCGGTACGCAGGAGTACATGGCGATGGAGAAGCTCGGGCAGCTGCGGGCGCGCGACGAGTGGGACCTGATCGTCGTCGACACCCCGCCCTCGCGCTCCGCACTGGACTTCCTGGACGCGCCGAAGCGGCTCGGCTCGTTCCTGGACGGGAAGTTCATCCGGCTGCTGATGGCGCCCGCGAAGGTGGGCGGCCGGGCCGGGATGAAGTTCCTCAATGTCGGTATGTCGATGATGACCGGGACGCTGGGCAAGCTCCTCGGCGGCCAGTTCCTCCGGGACGTGCAGACGTTCGTCGCCGCGATGGACACCATGTTCGGCGGCTTCCGCAGCCGCGCGGACGCCACGTACAAGCTGCTCCAGGCCCCCGGTACGGCCTTCCTCGTGGTCGCGACGCCGGAGCGGGACGCACTGCGCGAGGCCGCGTACTTCGTGGAGCGGCTGGCGGCGGAGGACATGCCGCTGGCCGGTCTCGTCCTCAACCGGGCGCACGGCAGCGAGGCCGCCCGGCTCTCCGCCGAGCAGGCGCTGGCCGCCGCAGAAAATCTTGACGCCGCCCGCATTGTGGATCAGACGGCCGGGAAGGCTGGCCTTGGTGACCGGGAGGCCCCCGACCCGGCGGTCACCCGCCCCGAAGCCGCCGCGCCGCCGCTCTCCCCCGAGCCCGGGCACGGCAACGAGCACAGGACCACCGGAGAACACGACCACAGCCACGAGGACACGCACGAGCCGCATGCGAAGAACACGACGGACGAAACCGCCGAAACCCCTGCGGACATCGACGAACTGACGGCGGATCTGCTGCGCCTGCACGCCGAACGTATGCAGGTCGTCGCGCGTGAACAGCACACACGCGACCGCTTCACCGAGCTGCACCCCGAGGTCCTGGTGACCGCGGTGGCCGCTCTGCCCGGCGATGTGCACGACCTGGACGGCCTGCGAGCCATCGGCGACCGCCTGGCGTCCGGTTCCGACCCGGCTCCGGCCGGAGCTGCGTAG